One genomic region from Bufo bufo chromosome 3, aBufBuf1.1, whole genome shotgun sequence encodes:
- the LOC120993270 gene encoding claudin-3-like codes for MSMELEILGVAMSIFGWLSAVVSSAFPMWKVTAFIGNNTVVTQIIWGGEWMNCVAQTPGQMQWQVNSLLALPQDLEAARTLTAISIIIPVFGVLISIIGEKWTNFVQDESAKAKITIVSGVIFILSGLMTLISVSWSANAVNRDFYNPLVVDAQKRELGTSIHIGWVASALLILGGTLLCCTCPPKQEKYPASRVTYSGPQILDAIRKTTLNI; via the coding sequence ATGTCTATGGAACTTGAGATCCTAGGTGTGGCAATGTCCATTTTCGGCTGGCTTAGTGCTGTTGTCTCCTCTGCTTTTCCAATGTGGAAGGTGACTGCCTTCATCGGCAACAACACTGTGGTGACCCAGATTATCTGGGGGGGAGAGTGGATGAATTGTGTAGCGCAAACCCCTGGGCAAATGCAGTGGCAAGTCAATTCTCTGCTTGCGCTTCCTCAAGATCTTGAAGCTGCTCGAACCTTGACGGCTATCTCCATCATCATACCTGTATTTGGAGTCCTCATCTCCATCATTGGAGAGAAGTGGACCAACTTTGTTCAAGATGAGTCAGCAAAGGCCAAGATCACGATTGTTTCTGGGGTTATCTTTATTCTTTCAGGACTCATGACACTCATCTCTGTCTCCTGGTCAGCTAATGCAGTTAATCGTGATTTCTATAACCCTCTAGTTGTGGATGCTCAAAAGAGGGAGTTGGGGACATCAATACACATTGGGTGGGTAGCTTCAGCTCTTCTAATTCTTGGAGGTACCCTGCTATGCTGCACTTGCCCACCAAAACAGGAGAAATATCCTGCATCAAGAGTGACTTATTCAGGTCCACAAATCCTGGATGCCATTAGAAAGACTACGTTGAATATATGA